From Qingrenia yutianensis, the proteins below share one genomic window:
- a CDS encoding endo-1,4-beta-xylanase yields MSRRDDIFVNFNKYKEETEERVKNGIELNRKGFAKIKLVDKDGKPVAGKKIKAEQKKHEFLHGSNIFMLDELESEEKNEKYKKAFKDAFNEATLPFYWSDLEPVQGKPRFEKDSPKVYRRPAPDLCLEYCEKYGITPKAHCLTYFNFQPDWVSKTDIRDMKQKLEIRYKALAERYADRINGWEVINELFCTQPPWSKNAFFVSDDVLDWNFKLAEKYFPSNELIINEASQVWKWWHFAYTRSGYYQMIKNGLDKGLRIDTIGMQYHVFDRAPNEKNNVTDMYNPKALFSVLDTYEKLGKPLQVTEITIPAYSDTAEDEKIQAELIENLYSIWFSHKAVEAVIYWNLVDGYAAWAPQGDMTVGENIFRGGLLRFDMSKKPAYDMIKHLFTERWITNTEAETNGGGTAKFRGFYGNYTITVDDKKFDIKLKSNTENEIKIQL; encoded by the coding sequence ATGAGCAGACGCGATGATATTTTTGTAAATTTTAACAAATACAAAGAAGAAACCGAAGAAAGAGTAAAAAACGGCATTGAGCTTAACCGAAAAGGTTTTGCAAAAATTAAACTTGTTGACAAAGACGGAAAACCGGTTGCCGGCAAAAAAATCAAAGCCGAACAGAAAAAACACGAATTTTTGCACGGCTCAAACATTTTTATGCTTGACGAGTTAGAGTCGGAGGAAAAGAACGAGAAATACAAAAAGGCGTTTAAGGACGCGTTTAACGAGGCTACCCTGCCCTTCTACTGGAGTGACCTTGAGCCTGTTCAGGGAAAACCGAGATTTGAAAAGGACAGCCCGAAGGTTTACAGACGTCCTGCGCCCGATTTGTGCCTTGAATACTGCGAAAAATACGGAATAACACCAAAGGCGCACTGTCTTACGTACTTTAATTTTCAGCCCGACTGGGTCAGCAAAACCGATATCCGCGATATGAAACAAAAGCTTGAAATAAGATACAAAGCGCTTGCGGAACGCTATGCAGACCGCATTAACGGCTGGGAGGTTATAAACGAATTATTCTGCACACAGCCGCCTTGGAGCAAAAACGCATTTTTTGTGTCCGACGACGTGCTTGACTGGAACTTCAAGCTTGCGGAAAAATATTTCCCGTCAAACGAACTGATTATAAACGAGGCGTCGCAGGTGTGGAAATGGTGGCACTTTGCATATACGCGAAGCGGATATTATCAGATGATTAAAAACGGCTTGGACAAGGGACTGCGCATTGACACAATCGGTATGCAGTATCACGTGTTCGACCGTGCGCCGAATGAGAAAAACAACGTAACCGATATGTATAATCCGAAAGCGCTGTTCAGCGTTCTCGATACTTACGAGAAACTCGGCAAACCCTTGCAGGTTACCGAAATCACAATTCCTGCATATTCGGATACTGCCGAGGATGAAAAAATTCAGGCAGAGCTTATCGAGAATTTATACAGCATCTGGTTCAGCCACAAGGCGGTTGAGGCGGTTATTTACTGGAATTTGGTTGACGGATATGCGGCCTGGGCGCCTCAAGGCGATATGACGGTGGGCGAAAACATATTCAGAGGCGGACTTTTGCGCTTTGATATGAGCAAAAAACCTGCTTACGATATGATTAAGCATCTGTTTACCGAACGCTGGATTACAAACACCGAAGCTGAAACAAACGGCGGCGGAACGGCGAAATTCAGAGGATTTTACGGCAATTATACAATAACCGTCGATGACAAAAAATTTGACATTAAGCTCAAAAGCAACACGGAAAATGAAATTAAGATACAATTATAA
- a CDS encoding SDR family NAD(P)-dependent oxidoreductase — MFDLNGKTALVTGATQGIGFEIAKVLSEHGAFVYINGASSEEKCKKASEQIKNSAPVRADLCKMSDIDAMYEKTGDVDILVLNASIQYKRKWNEFTEEEFDAQFNCNIKSTYYLIKKYSPKMMEKKNGRIVTIGSVNQYNNHPELSLYGVTKAAQMKLVENIAPSLAPYGVTVNNVAPGAINTPRNTTALSDGDFLKKVEASIPCGYVGTPSDIAPAVLYLCSDEARYITGSEIIIDGGMHL; from the coding sequence ATGTTTGATTTAAACGGAAAAACAGCGCTGGTTACCGGCGCGACACAAGGTATAGGCTTTGAAATTGCAAAAGTATTGTCCGAACACGGCGCGTTTGTTTATATAAACGGTGCGTCGAGCGAGGAAAAATGCAAAAAAGCGAGCGAACAGATTAAAAACAGCGCTCCCGTGCGTGCAGACCTTTGCAAAATGAGCGACATTGACGCTATGTATGAAAAAACAGGCGATGTTGACATACTTGTTCTCAACGCGTCAATTCAGTACAAGCGCAAATGGAACGAATTTACCGAAGAGGAATTTGACGCACAGTTTAACTGCAATATCAAAAGCACATACTATCTTATAAAGAAATACTCCCCGAAAATGATGGAGAAGAAGAACGGCAGAATTGTCACAATCGGCAGTGTGAACCAATACAACAACCACCCCGAGCTTTCGCTCTACGGCGTGACGAAAGCCGCACAGATGAAACTTGTCGAAAATATCGCTCCGTCGCTTGCGCCGTACGGCGTGACGGTTAACAACGTTGCGCCCGGTGCCATCAATACCCCCCGAAACACGACGGCATTAAGCGACGGCGATTTTTTGAAAAAGGTTGAGGCGAGCATACCGTGCGGATACGTCGGCACACCGTCCGATATTGCCCCAGCTGTGCTTTATTTGTGCAGTGACGAGGCAAGATACATCACCGGTTCGGAAATCATTATAGACGGCGGAATGCACCTGTAA
- a CDS encoding peptidase associated/transthyretin-like domain-containing protein: MGERMKIFEYFDKYRDFTDERVKDGIEKYRKGNLKINVTDADGKPVKNAKISSNGTGYAETRGFYGDYDVEITADGKCANGKIKFSKNGGNEFSFSI; encoded by the coding sequence ATGGGTGAAAGAATGAAGATTTTCGAGTATTTCGACAAATACAGAGATTTCACCGACGAAAGAGTTAAAGACGGCATTGAAAAGTATAGAAAAGGCAATTTAAAAATAAACGTGACAGACGCGGACGGCAAGCCTGTGAAAAATGCGAAAATCTCGTCAAACGGTACAGGATATGCCGAAACACGCGGATTTTACGGCGATTACGATGTTGAAATCACAGCGGACGGCAAATGTGCAAACGGCAAGATTAAATTTTCTAAAAACGGCGGAAACGAATTTTCGTTTTCAATTTAA
- a CDS encoding mandelate racemase/muconate lactonizing enzyme family protein, translating into MNKNLSDIISENVNTCSSPSDLKITDIRVANLNGAPKHCPLIKVYTNQGIVGYGEVRDASSATYALMLKSRIVGENPCNVDKIFRRIKQFGGHSRQGGGVSGLEIAMWDLAGKAWGVPLWQMLGGKFRDKVRMYCDTDVDGKHTGTDMGHALKKRMEQGFTFLKMDLGIELMLDEPGCLNAPLGFLEDIKKYSMKAINHQKGSIDMDMMLGKNYEIFTIPHHATGIHMTEKGMDYLEDYVKQVRSVIGYEVPLAIDHFGHVCIEDCIMFAKRLEKYNIAWIEDIAPWHYTKHFEKISNAVHVPICTGEDIYLAENFKPLMENGGVSVVHPDILTVGGAMEMKKLGNMCDKYGVAMAIHMAESPIACMAAIHAAAAVQNVLAVEFHSVDIPWWNDLAYGIANPLFKDGFVDVPNKPGLGIDSLNEELISEHMHEKYPEMWADTSFWDNEWANDREWS; encoded by the coding sequence TTGAACAAAAATTTAAGCGACATTATTTCAGAGAATGTCAACACTTGCTCTTCACCGTCCGATTTAAAAATTACGGACATCAGAGTTGCAAATCTTAACGGCGCGCCCAAGCACTGCCCTCTTATAAAGGTTTACACAAATCAGGGCATTGTCGGTTACGGCGAGGTTCGCGACGCGTCGAGCGCTACATATGCGCTTATGTTAAAATCGCGTATTGTAGGCGAAAATCCGTGCAATGTTGACAAAATTTTCCGACGCATTAAACAGTTCGGCGGTCATTCGCGTCAGGGCGGCGGTGTCTCGGGACTTGAAATTGCAATGTGGGATTTGGCAGGCAAAGCCTGGGGCGTTCCGCTCTGGCAGATGCTCGGCGGAAAATTCCGCGACAAGGTTAGAATGTACTGCGATACCGACGTTGACGGAAAGCATACCGGCACAGATATGGGCCACGCGCTCAAAAAACGTATGGAACAGGGCTTTACGTTCCTTAAAATGGACCTCGGAATTGAGCTTATGCTGGACGAGCCGGGTTGTCTTAACGCGCCTTTGGGATTTTTGGAGGACATCAAAAAATACTCTATGAAGGCGATTAACCATCAAAAAGGCTCTATAGATATGGATATGATGCTGGGCAAAAACTACGAAATTTTCACAATTCCGCACCACGCTACAGGCATACATATGACCGAAAAAGGCATGGATTATCTTGAAGACTACGTAAAACAGGTTCGCAGCGTTATCGGCTATGAAGTTCCGCTTGCTATCGACCATTTCGGTCACGTTTGCATTGAGGACTGCATAATGTTTGCAAAACGTCTTGAAAAATACAACATCGCGTGGATTGAGGACATTGCGCCGTGGCATTACACAAAGCATTTTGAGAAAATTTCAAATGCGGTTCACGTTCCCATCTGCACCGGCGAGGACATTTATCTTGCCGAAAACTTCAAACCGCTTATGGAAAACGGCGGAGTTTCGGTTGTTCACCCCGACATTTTGACGGTCGGCGGAGCTATGGAAATGAAAAAACTCGGCAATATGTGCGACAAATACGGCGTTGCTATGGCAATTCATATGGCGGAAAGCCCCATTGCTTGTATGGCGGCAATTCACGCGGCGGCGGCTGTTCAGAACGTTCTTGCAGTTGAATTTCATTCGGTTGACATTCCGTGGTGGAACGATCTTGCATACGGCATTGCAAATCCGCTCTTTAAAGACGGTTTCGTAGACGTTCCCAACAAGCCCGGTCTTGGCATTGACAGCTTAAACGAGGAGCTTATTTCGGAGCATATGCACGAAAAATATCCCGAAATGTGGGCAGATACATCTTTCTGGGACAACGAATGGGCGAACGACAGAGAATGGAGCTAA
- a CDS encoding AraC family transcriptional regulator yields the protein MRFAEKSLYYEENKPLVKIFHSTVPSGKRDYREHHHTECELSLFKSGAGVYSLSDKRYEFKKGDVFLFGSDEPHCITDIYGDEKFDLINIHFEPRVLWSDKMLADKNFIRIFFDRGKNFENRIDRKNPYTSVIKDLIFKFENEVGSKKFNSDMMAKMYLVEIFTHLTREYGYINEKSDFQNSAQSLSCINRALKFIDDNLSDEITLDRLAKEAAMNKTYFSTVFKKFNGISPWEYIVIKRVEMAIGLLKSTELKKLEIAEQCGFNSASNFYKTFKKVTGKPPEYYCKKRD from the coding sequence ATGCGGTTTGCCGAAAAAAGTTTATATTATGAAGAAAACAAACCACTTGTTAAAATATTTCATTCCACCGTGCCGTCGGGAAAGAGGGACTACCGCGAGCATCACCACACCGAGTGCGAGCTGTCGCTTTTTAAAAGCGGTGCGGGTGTGTATTCGCTTTCCGACAAAAGATACGAATTTAAAAAAGGCGACGTTTTTCTGTTCGGCAGTGACGAACCGCACTGCATAACCGATATTTACGGCGACGAAAAATTCGACCTTATAAACATCCACTTTGAACCGCGCGTTTTGTGGTCGGACAAAATGCTTGCCGACAAAAATTTTATCCGCATATTTTTCGACCGCGGTAAAAATTTTGAAAACCGCATTGACAGAAAAAATCCGTATACAAGCGTTATAAAAGACCTTATTTTTAAATTTGAAAACGAGGTCGGCAGCAAGAAATTCAACAGCGATATGATGGCAAAAATGTATCTTGTCGAAATTTTCACGCACCTTACGCGCGAATACGGCTATATAAACGAAAAAAGCGATTTTCAAAATTCCGCGCAGTCGCTTTCGTGCATAAACCGCGCTCTCAAATTTATCGACGACAACCTTTCTGACGAAATCACACTTGACCGTCTTGCAAAAGAGGCGGCAATGAACAAAACATATTTTTCAACCGTTTTTAAGAAATTCAACGGGATTTCGCCGTGGGAATATATTGTGATAAAACGCGTCGAAATGGCAATCGGACTGTTAAAATCCACCGAGCTTAAAAAGTTGGAAATTGCCGAGCAGTGCGGATTTAACAGCGCGTCGAATTTTTATAAAACCTTTAAAAAAGTGACGGGCAAACCGCCGGAATATTATTGCAAAAAAAGGGATTGA
- a CDS encoding glycine--tRNA ligase, translating to MKNTEKTMEKIVSLCKTRGFVYPGSEIYGGLANAWDYGPLGVEFKNNVKKAWWKKFITESKYNVGLDAAILMNPQTWVASGHVGGFSDPLMDCKECKARYRADKLIEDYFHDKGETVVVDGWDNQKMYDFIVDNKIACPKCGKVNYTEIRKFNLMFKTFQGVTEDSKSELYLRPETAQGIFVNFKNVQRTTRKKIPFGIGQIGKSFRNEITPGNFVFRTREFEQMELEFFCQPGEDLKWFAYWKEYCKNFLLSLGIKEENIKMRDHEKEELSHYSNATTDIEFMFPFGWGELWGIADRTDFDLKQHMNHSGENLEYFDQTTNEHYIPYCIEPSLGADRVALAFLVEAYDEEKISDTDTRIVMHFHPALAPFKAAVLPLSKKLSEKAEALRDELSKHFACDFDDASSIGKRYRRQDEIGTPFCVTYDFETEETGMVTVRDRDTMEQVSVKIEDVAAYIEEKLKF from the coding sequence ATGAAGAATACCGAAAAAACAATGGAAAAAATCGTCAGCCTTTGCAAAACGAGAGGTTTCGTTTATCCAGGATCCGAAATTTACGGCGGTCTTGCAAACGCGTGGGATTACGGCCCGCTCGGCGTTGAATTTAAAAACAACGTAAAAAAGGCGTGGTGGAAAAAATTTATCACCGAATCAAAATATAATGTAGGTCTTGACGCGGCTATTTTGATGAACCCTCAAACCTGGGTTGCGTCGGGTCACGTAGGCGGATTTTCAGATCCCCTTATGGACTGCAAGGAGTGCAAAGCGCGCTACCGTGCCGACAAGCTTATTGAAGATTATTTCCACGACAAGGGCGAAACCGTTGTTGTTGACGGCTGGGACAACCAGAAAATGTACGATTTTATCGTTGATAATAAAATCGCCTGCCCCAAGTGCGGAAAAGTAAATTACACCGAAATCCGCAAATTCAACCTTATGTTTAAAACCTTCCAGGGCGTTACGGAGGACTCAAAATCAGAGCTTTATCTCCGTCCCGAAACCGCACAGGGTATTTTTGTAAACTTTAAAAACGTTCAGAGAACCACAAGAAAGAAAATTCCTTTCGGTATCGGTCAGATAGGTAAATCCTTCAGAAACGAAATCACACCGGGCAACTTTGTCTTCAGGACAAGAGAGTTTGAGCAGATGGAGCTTGAATTTTTCTGTCAGCCCGGCGAGGATTTAAAATGGTTTGCATATTGGAAAGAATACTGCAAAAACTTTCTTTTGTCACTCGGCATAAAAGAAGAAAACATCAAAATGCGCGACCACGAAAAAGAAGAACTTTCGCATTACAGCAACGCTACAACCGACATTGAGTTTATGTTCCCGTTCGGCTGGGGCGAGCTTTGGGGAATTGCCGACAGAACAGATTTCGACTTAAAACAGCATATGAACCACTCGGGCGAAAACCTCGAATATTTCGACCAGACCACAAACGAGCATTATATCCCCTACTGCATCGAACCGTCGCTCGGCGCGGACAGAGTTGCGCTTGCGTTCCTGGTTGAAGCATACGACGAAGAAAAAATTTCGGACACAGATACAAGAATTGTTATGCACTTCCACCCTGCACTTGCACCGTTTAAAGCCGCAGTTCTTCCGCTTTCCAAAAAGCTTTCGGAAAAAGCTGAAGCGCTCCGCGATGAGCTTTCAAAACACTTCGCGTGCGATTTTGACGATGCGTCGAGCATCGGTAAAAGATACCGCCGTCAGGACGAAATCGGAACTCCGTTCTGCGTAACATACGATTTTGAAACGGAAGAAACGGGAATGGTTACAGTCCGCGACCGTGACACAATGGAGCAGGTGTCCGTTAAAATTGAGGACGTTGCGGCATACATTGAAGAAAAATTAAAATTTTAA
- a CDS encoding YkvI family membrane protein — translation MKNNVLKCSFLLSCTFLGAVIGAGFASGREIAEFFLPFGKWGILGLFTACFVLAFCFYAVTKTVAENSIKNTYEYLEYIANPFFAKIIYVFIYAFSFVLLCAMTAGSGALFKQMFSLPYIFGSALMCTVCGVIFYRNIYGILNANAYLAPMMIFGIIYIGIISLLDTHEAFSDFGGIAQLFVSSLVYASYNSVGIICVFCEMGDMLKNRRTPLLSAVMSGIMLFAVSIVLFLVLLKFKDDALTLELPLLKIAGNASLFYTVLMFFAMLTTAVSSLFSLIKFCSNSFCAEKNTAVYICAFAFLCSLMGFSEMVSKVYPVFGYIGLFLIVYSGVKFVLDRCNKKSKSLK, via the coding sequence ATGAAAAATAATGTTTTAAAATGTTCTTTTTTGCTTTCCTGCACGTTTTTAGGCGCAGTAATCGGCGCAGGATTTGCGTCGGGCAGGGAAATTGCGGAGTTTTTTCTGCCGTTCGGAAAATGGGGGATTTTGGGGCTGTTTACGGCGTGCTTTGTGCTTGCATTCTGTTTTTATGCCGTAACAAAAACGGTTGCGGAAAACAGCATAAAAAATACATACGAATATCTTGAATACATAGCAAATCCGTTTTTTGCAAAAATTATTTATGTTTTTATATATGCTTTTTCGTTTGTGCTTTTGTGTGCAATGACGGCAGGAAGCGGTGCGCTTTTTAAACAGATGTTCTCTCTGCCGTATATTTTCGGGTCGGCGCTGATGTGCACTGTGTGCGGTGTAATTTTCTACCGCAACATTTACGGAATTTTAAATGCAAACGCGTATCTTGCGCCGATGATGATTTTCGGAATTATTTATATAGGAATTATTTCGCTTTTGGACACACATGAGGCTTTTTCTGATTTTGGCGGTATCGCACAGCTTTTTGTTTCGTCGCTTGTGTACGCAAGCTACAATTCGGTCGGTATAATCTGCGTTTTCTGCGAAATGGGGGATATGCTTAAAAATAGGCGGACGCCTCTTTTGTCGGCGGTTATGTCGGGAATTATGCTTTTTGCCGTAAGCATTGTTTTATTTCTTGTTTTACTAAAATTCAAAGACGACGCGTTAACGCTCGAACTTCCGCTTTTGAAAATTGCCGGGAATGCGAGCCTGTTTTATACCGTGCTGATGTTTTTTGCAATGCTCACAACCGCGGTGTCGTCGCTTTTTTCACTTATAAAATTTTGCTCAAACTCGTTTTGTGCTGAAAAAAATACAGCGGTTTACATATGCGCCTTTGCTTTTCTGTGTTCGCTTATGGGATTTTCCGAAATGGTGTCAAAAGTTTATCCTGTTTTCGGTTATATCGGGTTGTTTTTGATTGTGTATTCGGGGGTAAAATTTGTGCTTGACAGATGCAATAAAAAATCAAAAAGTTTAAAATAA
- a CDS encoding aldose 1-epimerase family protein has translation MVELKNEFLTVDISETGAEIHSVKDTDGNEYMWTADPNVWGMHAPLVFPICGGLKDDKYFVHGKEYTLAKHGFARFMTFDVEKASKTEAVFLLTATNETRKQYPFEFELRVIYTLSGKTLSVKYDVTNKSDVDMYYGIGGHEGYLCEDGIENYDVVFEENETLKSQVLHGNLLADEYVPIIENTNVLPLKYDYFAVDALVFKNVKSNSVTLVHRNGTRKIKVEFAGFNCLMLWTKPGAPYICIEPWSSAPDDEASDYDFTKKFCITKLTPNETKTNLHTITFEK, from the coding sequence ATGGTAGAACTTAAAAACGAATTTCTCACCGTTGACATCAGCGAAACGGGCGCGGAAATACACAGTGTAAAAGACACTGACGGAAATGAATATATGTGGACGGCAGACCCGAACGTTTGGGGTATGCACGCACCGCTGGTATTCCCTATCTGCGGCGGATTGAAAGATGACAAATATTTCGTTCACGGCAAGGAATACACGCTTGCAAAACACGGTTTTGCGCGTTTTATGACGTTTGACGTTGAAAAAGCAAGCAAAACAGAGGCGGTTTTTCTTCTCACAGCAACCAACGAAACAAGAAAACAGTATCCGTTTGAGTTTGAATTGAGGGTTATCTACACATTAAGCGGAAAAACGCTTTCGGTAAAGTATGACGTCACAAACAAATCGGACGTTGATATGTATTACGGCATCGGCGGTCACGAGGGATATCTCTGCGAGGACGGCATTGAAAATTACGATGTTGTTTTTGAGGAAAATGAAACGCTCAAAAGCCAGGTTTTGCACGGCAATCTTTTGGCGGACGAATATGTGCCGATTATTGAAAATACAAACGTTTTACCGCTTAAATACGATTATTTTGCAGTTGACGCGCTTGTTTTCAAAAACGTTAAATCAAACAGCGTTACACTCGTTCACAGAAACGGAACGAGAAAAATTAAAGTTGAATTTGCAGGTTTTAACTGCCTTATGCTTTGGACAAAACCCGGCGCGCCCTACATTTGCATAGAGCCGTGGTCATCTGCTCCCGACGACGAAGCAAGCGATTACGACTTTACAAAGAAATTCTGCATAACAAAGCTTACGCCGAATGAAACAAAAACAAATCTTCACACAATTACGTTTGAAAAATAA
- a CDS encoding GerMN domain-containing protein produces MKKNIWLAGIIFIIIITALFGCGKSKKSTIKLYFANTEKTELKSEERAYDGNIGTDKKFLESLINELLKGPADSPLVRVIPDGTKLLSLDESNGVVTLDFSAEYNTLAPSDELLARHSVAKTLFEIDGINKIKIFVNGVELLGANGDKVGEISKDSLVTTPTQNTTKYETVTLYFSDDAAMFLVPEARTAAVADNSIEKTVITELMKGPTDKSLRSTIPDGTKLLSVETKDGICFVNFSQEFVSKHSGGSAGEYMTVYSIVNSLTELEHIQKVQFLVDGNKLEVFKHMVFNEPFERDASIISK; encoded by the coding sequence GTGAAAAAGAATATTTGGTTAGCAGGTATAATTTTTATTATAATAATCACCGCGCTTTTCGGGTGCGGAAAAAGCAAAAAAAGCACAATTAAGCTTTACTTCGCGAATACGGAAAAAACGGAATTAAAAAGCGAGGAACGCGCCTACGACGGCAATATCGGCACGGATAAAAAGTTTTTGGAAAGCCTTATAAACGAACTTTTGAAAGGACCGGCCGATTCACCTTTGGTACGCGTTATTCCCGACGGAACAAAGCTTTTGAGCCTTGACGAGTCAAACGGCGTTGTTACGCTTGATTTCTCTGCCGAATACAACACTCTTGCACCGTCCGACGAACTTCTGGCGCGTCATTCGGTTGCGAAAACGCTCTTTGAAATTGACGGAATAAACAAAATCAAAATTTTCGTAAACGGTGTTGAACTTCTCGGCGCAAACGGCGACAAGGTGGGCGAAATTTCAAAGGACAGCCTTGTTACCACACCTACGCAGAACACCACGAAATACGAAACCGTGACGCTTTATTTCTCGGATGATGCGGCAATGTTTCTCGTTCCCGAGGCGCGCACCGCGGCGGTTGCGGACAACAGCATTGAAAAAACGGTAATAACCGAGCTTATGAAAGGTCCGACAGATAAATCTCTGCGCTCAACCATTCCCGACGGCACAAAACTTTTGTCGGTTGAAACAAAAGACGGCATATGTTTTGTGAATTTCTCGCAGGAATTTGTTTCAAAGCACAGCGGCGGCTCAGCCGGTGAATATATGACGGTTTATTCAATCGTAAACTCCCTCACCGAGCTTGAACATATTCAAAAGGTTCAGTTTTTGGTAGACGGAAACAAGCTTGAAGTGTTTAAACATATGGTATTCAATGAGCCGTTTGAACGCGACGCAAGTATAATTTCAAAATAA
- a CDS encoding sensor histidine kinase produces MPDIILNLNFSKKEENDEMPVKKEKKTGKIKSFLIKFDTITSKLVPTYFLIMFLTLFIFSYYIINSISTYLNKNEQVNATATANMIASLIAERNYISPDQKQVAPGFDLFLSETLRIPKETRVIILNNQAEVMFDSFNPGGSEITVQSTKSVMSALQGKEGGEIVENEDGKSLIDVAVPINKNAPLGAVNVRYTTDIQEKIISPLTKDIIIVFVVITFIIGLFIFIVANLLTKRIVDFTEKITEMSDGVLDERLEIKGHDEVARLGEAFNTMSDKLVMLEQKRVDFVSSASHELRTPLSSIKLMSDSIAQNSDIDMKYVREFLNDMNTEVDRLNRIIEKLLYLTKLDNVKAENINLDFEFIDVREVVMDIVKNLSPLAEAKNIEINCSYCESLYIMADNDKLWQGIYNIIDNAIKYTPDGGKVIIGITKQDGNALIAVKDTGIGISEEECEKIFDRFYRVDKARARETGGTGLGLAIALESIEMIGGTISVDSKLDEGSTFTVSIPLFTEN; encoded by the coding sequence GTGCCGGATATTATTTTAAATCTTAATTTTTCAAAAAAAGAAGAAAACGACGAAATGCCCGTAAAAAAAGAAAAAAAAACAGGAAAAATCAAGTCGTTTTTAATAAAATTCGACACAATAACAAGCAAGCTTGTGCCGACGTATTTTTTGATTATGTTTTTAACGCTTTTTATTTTCAGCTACTACATAATCAATTCGATAAGCACCTATCTTAACAAAAACGAACAGGTGAATGCCACCGCAACAGCGAATATGATTGCAAGCCTTATTGCAGAGAGAAACTACATTTCGCCCGATCAGAAACAGGTTGCACCGGGATTTGACTTGTTTTTGTCCGAAACACTGCGTATTCCGAAAGAAACGCGCGTTATCATACTTAACAACCAGGCTGAGGTTATGTTCGACTCGTTCAACCCCGGCGGCAGTGAAATCACGGTGCAAAGCACAAAAAGCGTTATGAGCGCGCTCCAGGGCAAGGAGGGCGGCGAAATAGTTGAAAACGAAGACGGAAAAAGTCTTATCGACGTTGCCGTTCCGATTAACAAAAACGCTCCCCTCGGCGCGGTTAACGTGCGCTACACAACCGATATTCAGGAGAAAATCATATCTCCGCTTACAAAAGACATAATTATTGTTTTTGTGGTAATCACATTTATAATCGGCTTGTTTATTTTTATCGTTGCAAACCTTCTCACCAAAAGGATTGTTGATTTCACCGAAAAAATCACCGAAATGAGCGACGGCGTTTTGGACGAAAGGCTTGAAATTAAAGGTCACGACGAGGTTGCACGGCTCGGCGAAGCGTTCAACACAATGAGCGACAAACTCGTTATGCTTGAGCAAAAAAGAGTTGATTTTGTGTCCAGCGCATCGCACGAATTGAGAACCCCGTTAAGCTCAATCAAGCTTATGAGCGACTCTATCGCGCAAAATTCCGACATTGATATGAAATATGTGCGCGAATTTTTAAACGATATGAACACCGAAGTCGACAGGCTGAACAGAATTATCGAAAAGCTTTTGTATCTTACAAAGCTCGACAATGTTAAAGCCGAAAACATCAACCTCGATTTTGAATTTATCGACGTGCGCGAGGTGGTTATGGATATTGTTAAAAATCTCTCCCCTCTCGCCGAGGCGAAAAATATTGAAATTAACTGTTCGTACTGTGAAAGTCTTTACATTATGGCAGATAACGACAAATTATGGCAGGGCATTTATAATATAATAGACAATGCAATAAAGTATACGCCCGACGGCGGAAAAGTTATAATCGGCATTACAAAACAGGACGGCAACGCGCTTATTGCGGTTAAAGATACGGGAATAGGCATAAGCGAGGAAGAATGTGAAAAAATATTCGACAGATTTTACCGCGTTGACAAGGCACGCGCACGCGAAACAGGCGGAACGGGGCTCGGACTTGCCATTGCGCTTGAAAGCATCGAGATGATAGGCGGTACAATCAGCGTTGACAGCAAGCTCGACGAAGGCAGTACATTTACAGTGTCTATACCCCTTTTCACCGAAAATTAA